The segment ACGATCGACATCATTGCTGAAATCAATCACGCGCCGCGTCGCTCAATCAACGAAGTCGTCCAAGCAGCGAAACGACTAAGTAACGACGGCGCCAACGTGATCGATTTTGGTTGCGATCCATCAACAAGATGCGTTTCGATCGGCGACTACATTGCGGCGATCGTCGACGAAGGACTACGAGTTTCGGTCGATACATTTGATACGTGGGAAGCAAGCGAAGCGACGTCGCGCGGCGCTTCGTTGGTGTTGTCGGTGAACGCTTCCAATCGCGATGCATCGGTCGACTGGGGATGCGAAGTCGTTGCGATTCCCGACGTTCCTGGGGACGAAAAAAGTTTTAAAAAAACCATCGAATTTTTGTCGTCACGCAACGTTCCCTTTCGTTTGGACCCCATCCTTGAACCGATCGGAAGTGGATTCGCCGATAGTCTTGTTCGATATGCGCAAACTCGCGCAACTTATCCGGACGCTGCGATGATGATGGGGATCGGCAACTTGACCGAGTTGTCGGACGTCGATTCGGCGGGGCTTAACTTCATGCTGTTGGCAATCTGTGAAGAACTGAAGATCCACAGCGTGCTGACAACCCAGGTGATCAACTGGGCGCGTTCTTCGGTTCGTGAATGTGACCTCGCCAGGCGTCTGACTCACTACAGCCTCAAACACGGCATTCCTCCCAAACGCTTGTCAGATGGACTAGTGATGCTGCGAGACTCGCGTCTTCGTCCGTATCCGAGCGATGCGTTATCGTCATTAGCTAATTCGGTGAAAGACAACAACTACCGCCTTTTTGCGCAAGACAACGAATTGCATTTGATTTCCGCGGGACTGCATTTGCGAGACAATGATCCTTTTCGACTGTTCCAGCGATTGATGCAGGAAAGTGTTTCGGACAACGTTGATCCCGGACACGCGTTCTATCTGGGCTACGAGATGGCAAAGGCCTCGATCGCACTCACGCTAGGTAAGCAATACGAGCAAGACCAAGCACTTGACTGGGGCATCCTCACCAAGCACGAAGATTTGCACCGAATCAAACGACAGAGCCGACATTTCAAGCAATAGAAACCGGTACTGCGAAGCCACATTAGCGAAGCCACGGTGCGGCCAATCCGGAAACCCCCAACAGCAACAACAGCATAAGCGTCAGCGTTCGCAATCGATCTCGGCCAAGCCAAGTTCCCAACCGAAGACCTAAGACTGAGCTGATCCATAGCGCCGGCGTCGACGCAGTCGCCAATAGTCCAGGCAAGATGATCCGATCGCCGAACGCGAAATACAAAATGGTCAGTCCTGGCACGATGCTCATCAGATACATGCCGAACAAGAATCCACGAATTCGTTTCGTGTCCCAATCATGTGCCTGAACCCAGAACACCATCACTGGGCCTCCCATCCCCACGATGCCTTGCAAGAATCCAGAAACAGGAAACACCAACCACGCCCAAAGAGGATGCAGATGCGTTCGGGGCAGCGGTTTGAACCAAGCAATCGCTAAGGTTGAAATCAAAACGGCGGCGCCAACGATCTGCCGAATCGTTTCTGTCGACAACGAATCCATTGAGTACAAGATCGACACGCCGACCGGCAACATGGCGACGCGACCAACCGCCGGCCAAACTAGACTGCGAGGAACGATGTCCTTGCGAAACGACCAAACGCCCCAAATATTTTGTGGAATCGTGGCTACCAACAAAGCCGACTGAGCAGCCGGGATCGTAAAGCCGCACCACAACAGCGACGGGACGATCAACAAGCCGGCTGCGAATCCAGCCGCCGATTGCACGAAGATCCCGAAGCAGAGTATCGCCGCGATCGGCAACATCGAGATCACGTCATTGCTGCTGATGGTCATTTCAGCGAGCAAGCGATTCACCGCTTTCAATTCGCAGCCCAGTGTCGGCATCAAAAAAATGCAGGTCTTCCTGCGACGCCGAGAAGACAAACGGATCGGACGATGCCACGGCTTGCCGAGAAATTACAGCCGTGAAGGCTTCACGATCGAGTAACGAAGTCATCTCCGTACTTTCGCTCACCCGAGAGTGAGCCACTTCATTCGCCGGCATCGAAATCCGTAAAGCCGCGTCACCGCTGGACTGCATTTCAAAATGCTCGGGCCGAACACCGACAACAATTTCACGTTGCGTCCGAAACGACGAAAACGGAAACCCTGTGTCCAACTGAATCGCCGGACTCTGAAACGTCCAACGATCTCGATCGATGGACGCCGCAAAGAAATTCATCATCGGCGAACCGATGGTACGAGCCACGTTGATCGACGCCGGACGGTCATAGATTTCGGTCGGCGGCGCGAACTGCACGATCACTCCGTTATCCATCACTGCGATCGCGTCGGCCATACGCATCGCCTCGTTGCCGTCGTGGGTCACATGGATGGTGGTGCCGAGCTGATCGTCATGAAGCAGTCGCAAGTCGCGAGCAAGCACTTGACGAACGGGCCCATCGAGCGCCGACAGTGGTTCGTCCAGCAAACGTACCGTCGCTTTTCTCGCGATCATTTTAGCGATCGAAGCACGGCGGATTTCACCGCCACTAAGGCGGTCGGGCCGCCGCTGTAGCAAGGGAGCGATCCCGGTCAGCTCGATAGCCCGTTCGATCTGTGCTTTACGACCCTCAGCATCGGCGATTCGACGAGCCGATAAGTCGAGCGATTGGCTGATGGTCAGATGCGGGTACAACGCATCATGCTGGAACACCATCGATACATCTCGTTTGCGTGATGGAACTCCACAAACATCTTTGCCGCTGATCACCACCTCACCAGAATCCGGCTTCAATAGCCCAGCGATGATGCGAAGCATCGTCGATTTTCCACAGCCGCTAGCCCCCAAAAGCACGATGTAGGGATTCGAATCCTGAGCCGCGTTTTCAGACGGAAACCGAAAATTCAGTCCCTTTATGATGTCCACTCCCCCCAACATCGAGTGAATGTCCCGCAATTCGACGTGCGACATAGTGAATCGGGGCTTAGAATATTGCTAATGACGGACGATGGAGTTGTTTCCGCATTGTAGCCAAAGTCGATGTGCCGTCCGAGCAGGTCGATTTTGCTTTCCCCCGCCTGTCCCCCCGCAATTTGATGGAGCCGCGCCATGACGCTTCGCCATATCCTTTCGCTGACCACGCTGCTGACTCTTATCACGTGCGTCACTGATCCAAATCATCGTGTCGCAGCTGACGAAAGCTCAGCCAAAATTCAAACAGAATTTTCGGACGCTCCCAACGAGCGAAGTGCATCCGCGGACAAAGAAATCTACGTCCCGAAGAGTGAAAAAGAACTACGCCGATCATTAACCCGAATTCAGTTCGATGTGACGCAAAATGAATCCACCGAACCTGCGTTTCGCAACAAATACTGGAACAACAAAGACAAGGGCGAGTACACTTGCATTGTGTGCGGTCAAAAACTTTTTACCAGCGATACGAAATTCAAGTCGGGCACCGGCTGGCCAAGCTTTTATGCGCCGGCCGACAATAAGAACGTTGGCTACAAAACCGACAACTATCTTTTCTACACGAGAACCGAAGTCCACTGCTCGCGCTGCAATGCACACTTGGGACACGTGTTCGACGATGGTCCAAAGCCGACCGGAAAACGCTACTGCATGAACAGTGCGTCGATGAACTTTGTCGAAAAGAAATCGTCGAAGTTAAACGAAGATAAAGCACCGGCTGATTCGCCATCTGAATCGAAATGACGGTAGGGCAACTCGGCCAAGATCGGCACGTCGGTAAATTGCCTAATTTGCGATGCGTTGGTTTGGATTGACGAATCAGACGTGCCTGTTATGTCATTCAAAATCAGGCCCGCCGGATTCACACCGCGATGCCTCGCCGCTTCGATCGTCGCCAAAGTTTGATGGATCGCACCCAATCGATTTGCGGCAACGATCACTACCTTTGCGCCGACAAACTGTTTCACCAAATCAATGTTCAGCACACCGTCGGCCAACGGGCTGAACAAGCCGCCAGCGCCTTCGACGATCAGCAGGTCGCACTGGTCATGAAGCGCATCGGCCCCGCGATGAAGCAGGGCCGCGTCAACACAAGTTCCTTCGGCTTCTGCCGCCGCGGGCGGCGCAAGTGGCGCCAGAAACTTTTGCGGACAAACTTGATCGATTAAGACCGAACATCCAGCCGCCTGCCACAATGCGGTGGCGTCATCGGCAATGCGGGTCCCGTTTTCGTCGCGACATCCGCTGGCGACCGGCTTATAGACACCGACTCGTTTGCCGGATCGAGAAAGTGCCCGGGCGACGGCACAGGCCACGAAGGTCTTTCCCACGTCCGTATCGGTGCCTGCAAAGAAGAGCGTTAGAGGCGTAGGATGTTGGGGCGACAACATCATTTTGTTTCCGTTTCGTTTCAATTGTTAGATGAAGGACCAGATCGTGGGACGCAATGTTCGCCTATCGTTAGTTCAAATGCGAGACGCTGGCTCCGTTTCCGCCAACATCGCGGCGGCAACAAAGTGGATCGAAGAGGCAGCCGGCGACGGCGGCCAAGTCATTTGTCTGCAAGAGTTGTTTACCGGCCCCTATCCTTGCCAATCGGAAGACCACTGCATGTTCGACTTGGCCGAATCGATCCCGGGCCCGTCGACCAATGAGCTATCGAAGATTGCTGCTCAACACGACGTCGTGATCGTCGCGCCGCTATTTGAACGCCGAGCACCGGGGCTTTACCACAATACGGTCGCCGTGATTGACGCCGACGGCAGTATCGCGGGCATCTACCGCAAAATGCACATTCCCGATGATCCGTTATTTTACGAAAAGTTCTACTTCACGCCTGGCGATCTTGGATTTACGCCAATCCAGACTCGATACGCGAAACTCGGCGTGGGAATCTGTTGGGACCAGTGGTATCCCGAAGCGGCGCGGTTGTTCGCACTTGCCGGTGCCGAGATCCTGCTTTATCCGACCGCGATTGGCTGGATAGACGAAGAAAAAGACGAGTTCGGCAGCGGCCAGCAAGATGCTTGGCAAACGTCGATGCGAGCTCACTCGATCGCCAATGGGTTGTGGCTCGGTGCCGCTAACCGAGTCGGCATCGAAGGCCGGCTGGAGTTCTGGGGAACGTCGTTCATCACCTCCCCGCGCGGCGAGGTGGTCGCCCAAGCTGGCACGTCTGAAGAATGTGTCGTCACTACGGATTGCCAAATCGACGATATCGATGTGGTCCGGACTCACTGGCCTTTCCTGAGAGACCGCCGAATCGACGCTTACGAAGGACTAACGAAGCGATACTTGGACTAGGCATAGAA is part of the Rubripirellula reticaptiva genome and harbors:
- the bioD gene encoding dethiobiotin synthase, producing MMLSPQHPTPLTLFFAGTDTDVGKTFVACAVARALSRSGKRVGVYKPVASGCRDENGTRIADDATALWQAAGCSVLIDQVCPQKFLAPLAPPAAAEAEGTCVDAALLHRGADALHDQCDLLIVEGAGGLFSPLADGVLNIDLVKQFVGAKVVIVAANRLGAIHQTLATIEAARHRGVNPAGLILNDITGTSDSSIQTNASQIRQFTDVPILAELPYRHFDSDGESAGALSSFNFDDFFSTKFIDALFMQ
- the msrB gene encoding peptide-methionine (R)-S-oxide reductase MsrB, producing the protein MTLRHILSLTTLLTLITCVTDPNHRVAADESSAKIQTEFSDAPNERSASADKEIYVPKSEKELRRSLTRIQFDVTQNESTEPAFRNKYWNNKDKGEYTCIVCGQKLFTSDTKFKSGTGWPSFYAPADNKNVGYKTDNYLFYTRTEVHCSRCNAHLGHVFDDGPKPTGKRYCMNSASMNFVEKKSSKLNEDKAPADSPSESK
- a CDS encoding DUF6513 domain-containing protein, translating into MKTTLEAAPNHHYHFVTGRLAEAAVRSIVDELSTKHSFAYSIGVMPITVAALMTPRWLKRHLEIPDQATHVIVPGYCENGIAELSGTLAIPVICGPNDCRAMPELFGGKQIQEEFGEYTIDIIAEINHAPRRSINEVVQAAKRLSNDGANVIDFGCDPSTRCVSIGDYIAAIVDEGLRVSVDTFDTWEASEATSRGASLVLSVNASNRDASVDWGCEVVAIPDVPGDEKSFKKTIEFLSSRNVPFRLDPILEPIGSGFADSLVRYAQTRATYPDAAMMMGIGNLTELSDVDSAGLNFMLLAICEELKIHSVLTTQVINWARSSVRECDLARRLTHYSLKHGIPPKRLSDGLVMLRDSRLRPYPSDALSSLANSVKDNNYRLFAQDNELHLISAGLHLRDNDPFRLFQRLMQESVSDNVDPGHAFYLGYEMAKASIALTLGKQYEQDQALDWGILTKHEDLHRIKRQSRHFKQ
- a CDS encoding sulfite exporter TauE/SafE family protein, translating into MNRLLAEMTISSNDVISMLPIAAILCFGIFVQSAAGFAAGLLIVPSLLWCGFTIPAAQSALLVATIPQNIWGVWSFRKDIVPRSLVWPAVGRVAMLPVGVSILYSMDSLSTETIRQIVGAAVLISTLAIAWFKPLPRTHLHPLWAWLVFPVSGFLQGIVGMGGPVMVFWVQAHDWDTKRIRGFLFGMYLMSIVPGLTILYFAFGDRIILPGLLATASTPALWISSVLGLRLGTWLGRDRLRTLTLMLLLLLGVSGLAAPWLR
- a CDS encoding ABC transporter ATP-binding protein, which codes for MSHVELRDIHSMLGGVDIIKGLNFRFPSENAAQDSNPYIVLLGASGCGKSTMLRIIAGLLKPDSGEVVISGKDVCGVPSRKRDVSMVFQHDALYPHLTISQSLDLSARRIADAEGRKAQIERAIELTGIAPLLQRRPDRLSGGEIRRASIAKMIARKATVRLLDEPLSALDGPVRQVLARDLRLLHDDQLGTTIHVTHDGNEAMRMADAIAVMDNGVIVQFAPPTEIYDRPASINVARTIGSPMMNFFAASIDRDRWTFQSPAIQLDTGFPFSSFRTQREIVVGVRPEHFEMQSSGDAALRISMPANEVAHSRVSESTEMTSLLDREAFTAVISRQAVASSDPFVFSASQEDLHFFDADTGLRIESGESLAR
- a CDS encoding carbon-nitrogen hydrolase; protein product: MKDQIVGRNVRLSLVQMRDAGSVSANIAAATKWIEEAAGDGGQVICLQELFTGPYPCQSEDHCMFDLAESIPGPSTNELSKIAAQHDVVIVAPLFERRAPGLYHNTVAVIDADGSIAGIYRKMHIPDDPLFYEKFYFTPGDLGFTPIQTRYAKLGVGICWDQWYPEAARLFALAGAEILLYPTAIGWIDEEKDEFGSGQQDAWQTSMRAHSIANGLWLGAANRVGIEGRLEFWGTSFITSPRGEVVAQAGTSEECVVTTDCQIDDIDVVRTHWPFLRDRRIDAYEGLTKRYLD